From Mya arenaria isolate MELC-2E11 chromosome 12, ASM2691426v1, the proteins below share one genomic window:
- the LOC128211100 gene encoding uncharacterized protein DDB_G0284459-like, with the protein MGESKCLHSGDFSLQNKGVFKSSWVKKYGVLYGKTPDQHAYLEIYESQETFIENKGKGKPSEKKYELQHVKSVNLKVEKNSKGGTDYQIEIAFTRGQKVFMMFENKTQSDDWHTKLSLAADIADGDRTSDGPSLSIEHELENDDDDSNDSDDEVITLNQMYGGGQSNFQKFAVTVEPSPLAKLCGVEGEMTIMLSDQQTMRFEDSKTHKSMYSFQLAWMRRFGKKGPSHFYFECGRKCPNGEGTVTCQTESAKAMHKAITQLSKSRSDIVIPKKKEGMHSKEPAEELRTSTGQITAPSHALNVRRNHPGMQKMPILIPIKQPSNGDATSYDDAPSSPLRSSAGSGGSPVEAPSRSSGKSKSKPDIVQELTEKVGSMIKKDDQKSIKSKDELKKEKKEKERREKEEKKERERKEKEEKREKEKREKDEKKKSKKIESTDMPVKKRSKERIYDEPEIDYDNNQVVDDTYDTAMSPTPDTKQQPAKKRSVIKPDLLYEDAEPACNNAASAQNAVEYAQPYIKKGGVPIPAQGVEYAEVGNINKAAWKEQGRTDEETIHEENYSNIKEAREEISNPPSLPERRYNEDDDDDDDGENMYNTANLIPGKAKRHDNKKPENIYGIKSAKPAGPIMPDPAADYSSAEEEEEEEGDYAVAEEAPGYEDPKSLMNTNTRASAPIDGAYEETELAQAKPVKPSKIPPKPMSMKKPHPVIPQPQESLYEVVDKK; encoded by the exons aaGTCATCATGGGTGAAAAAATACGGAGTACTGTACGGCAAAACACCAGATCAGCACGCATATTTGGAAATATATGAAAGTCAAGAGACATTTATAGAGAATAAAGGGAAAGGGAAACCGAGTGAGAAAAAATATGAGCTACAGCATGTTAAATCTGTGAATTTGAAAGTTGAGAAAAACAGCAAAGGTGGTACAGACTATCAAATAGAAATAGCATTTACAAGAGGCCAAAAGGTTTTTATGATGTTCGAAAATAAAACCCAGAGTGATGACTGGCATACAAAGTTAAGCCTAGCAGCAGACATAGCAGATGGTGATAGAACCAGTGATGGGCCATCGTTGAGCATAGAACATGAGCTGGAGAATGACGACGACGACAGCAATGACAGTGATGACGAAGTCATCACTCTCAACCAGATGTATGGTGGAGGTCAAT CAAATTTTCAGAAATTTGCGGTGACTGTGGAACCATCGCCGTTAGCGAAACTGTGTGGGGTAGAGGGAGAAATGACTATTATGCTCTCAGACCAACAGACAATGAGGTTTGAAGATTCCAAAACCCACAAAAGCATGTACAGTTTTCAGCTGGCCTGGATGCGAAGATTTGGGAAAAAAGGCCCCAGCCACTTCTACTTTGAATGTGGACGAAAATGCCCAAATGGCGAAGGCACGGTGACCTGTCAGACGGAAAGTGCTAAAGCAATGCATAAAGCCATAACTCAACTCTCAAAGAGTAGAAGTGATATAGTTATCCCTAAGAAGAAAGAAGGGATGCATTCAAAAGAGCCTGCTGAAGAGCTCAGGACAAGTACTGGACAAATAACTGCACCGTCACATGCTTTAAATGTGCGACGTAACCACCCAGGCATGCAGAAAATGCCAATTCTTATTCCTATTAAACAACCCAGTAATGGAGATGCTACATCTTATGATGATGCACCAAGCTCACCTTTAAGAAGCTCAGCTGGAAGTGGAGGGTCTCCTGTTGAAGCGCCTAGTCGCTCATCAGGTAAAAGTAAATCAAAACCAGATATTGTCCAGGAATTAACAGAAAAAGTTGGTTCAATGATTAAAAAAGATGACCAAAAAAGCATTAAGTCCAAAGATgaattaaagaaagaaaagaagGAGAAGGAAAGGAGAGAGAAGGAGGAGAAAAAGGAAAGAGAGAGAAAAGAAAAGGAAGAGAAACGGGAGAAGGAGAAACGAGAGAAAGATGAGAAAAAGAAGTCCAAGAAAATAGAAAGTACTGATATGCCAGTAAAAAAACGTTCAAAAGAGAGAATCTATGATGAACCTGAAATTGATTACGACAATAACCAAGTTGTTGATGACACTTATGATACAGCTATGAGCCCTACACCAGACACCAAACAACAACCTGCTAAAAAGCGTTCAGTGATAAAACCAGACTTATTATATGAAGATGCTGAACCAGCATGCAATAATGCTGCTTCAGCTCAAAATGCTGTGGAGTATGCTCAGCCATATATAAAAAAGGGTGGTGTTCCAATTCCAGCACAAGGTGTGGAGTACGCTGAAGTGGGAAACATTAATAAAGCTGCATGGAAGGAGCAAGGCCGTACTGATGAGGAGACAATCCATGAGGAAAACTACAGCAACATAAAAGAAGCAAGAGAAGAAATAAGCAATCCACCATCTTTACCAGAGCGAAGATATAacgaagatgatgatgatgatgatgatggggaAAATATGTACAATACAGCCAATCTAATACCAGGAAAAGCAAAAAGACATGATAATAAGAAACCTGAGAATATCTATGGCATTAAAAGTGCTAAGCCAGCTGGTCCAATTATGCCAGATCCAGCTGCTGATTATTCTTCTGCCGAGGAGGAAGAAGAAGAGGAAGGAGATTATGCAGTGGCGGAAGAGGCGCCAGGTTATGAAGATCCAAAAAGCCTTATGAACACAAACACTAGAGCGTCTGCACCCATTGACGGTGCATATGAAGAAACTGAACTAGCACAAGCCAAGCCAGTGAAGCCGTCAAAGATACCACCAAAACCAATGTCAATGAAGAAACCACATCCAGTGATACCACAGCCGCAAGAATCTTTATATGAAGTAGTTGACAAGAAATAG
- the LOC128211101 gene encoding putative uncharacterized protein DDB_G0271606, producing the protein MATIDGLFEQIIHSEKVAHQRKTLLQELRQDVFTAQEKGKELEKRFSELREILKAKLDELSRHDLTVKWLSSQEQIYRDQKQELTEQLQTLREAEREHVTTYERDRLSWCEKMSGLAERYGLSGAGRETRHTEQRQQLHQLMEEMGALQAELQAYKEKEAVVVKCREERDSVRTKLEKLQEDNKKLASSLCTELQMTEDLEAECQSISDHLNTDQQFISLQQQLDEEKHRSTVLGSEGTQLQSELNQLHQQLWQHQLKQRQQQMLQQKQQQQQQWKHEHNRKVHSGKQHPNTTSNGSAQVSRVTQYGSSCVEINNEVFSDSDDLLDSQGHLTEGQLQVTRNNGDYIHSLNSNVSGNCEVESLDDPMLAESGHCDEAGSKGQGQTSGIDGFKDGLEKDETTETTKRRIFRSFRKL; encoded by the exons ATGGCAACTATTGACGGtttgtttgaacaaataattcACTCGGAAAAAGTTGCACACCAAAGAAAGACATTGCTTCAAGAAT tgcGTCAAGATGTTTTTACAGCACAGGAGAAAGGGAAAGAACTGGAGAAAAGGTTTTCTGAACTAAGGGAAATACTAAAAGCTAAG TTGGATGAATTGAGCAGACACGACCTAACTGTGAAATGGCTGAGCAGCCAGGAGCAGATATACAGGGACCAGAAACAGGAACTGACTGAACAGCTGCAGACACTCAGGGAGGCAGAG AGAGAGCATGTTACAACATATGAGAGAGACAGACTGTCATGGTGTGAGAAGATGTCAGGTCTGGCAGAGCGGTACGGCCTAAGTGGGGCGGGCAGGGAGACCAGACATACAGAACAAAGACAGCAGCTGCACCAGCTCATGGAGGAGATGGGGGCCCTTCAGGCTG aaCTGCAAGCCTATAAAGAAAAGGAGGCAGTCGTTGTCAAGTGTAGAGAAGAGAGGGACAGTGTGAGAACCAAGCTGGAAAAACTGCAGGAGGATAACAAAA AGTTGGCGAGTAGTCTGTGTACAGAACTACAGATGACCGAAGACCTGGAGGCTGAGTGTCAGTCCATCTCAGACCATCTGAACACTGACCAGCAGTTTATCAG cCTACAACAACAGTTAGATGAAGAGAAACATCGCTCCACAGTTCTCGGCTCTGAAGGGACCCAACTACAGTCAGAACTAAACCAGCTACACCAGCAACTCTGGCAGCACCAGCTCAAGCAACGACAGCAACAGATGCTTCAGCAG aaacagcaacagcagcagcagtggAAACATGAACATAACAGGAAGGTGCACAGTGGTAAACAACACCCCAACACAACGTCAAATGGATCTGCTCAAGTCTCTCGTGTAACCCAG TATGGGTCAAGTTGCGTTGAAATCAATAATGAAGTGTTCTCAGACTCTGACGACCTTCTTGATTCTCAAGGTCACCTTACCGAAGGTCAACTGCAGGTCACAAGAAACAATGGTGACTATATACATAGTTTGAACAGTAATGTTTCTGGAAACTGTGAAGTGGAATCGCTGGATGACCCAATGCTAGCAGAAAGTGGCCATTGTGATGAGGCTGGtagcaaaggtcaaggtcagacaTCTGGGATTGACGGTTTTAAGGATGGACTTGAGAAAGATGAAACTACAGAAACTACAAAAAGAAGAATATTTCGCTCGTTTAGAAAGTTGTGA
- the LOC128211099 gene encoding 52 kDa repressor of the inhibitor of the protein kinase-like → MASSDNFNPPYPDLFTKSGSIVKLDEQEKLSLFTVSWLEAHAYTFPSRLIGGKLRAFNAKWLNDFPWLRYSVNMDSVMCAPCVIFDTRKTRCFSTLPFNDWKNLSANVNRHHIDKVHRNCVAMAENFVDVMKGKKESIVCKLSSFTKDLVKRNRHILGQIIRVILLLTKQNIPVRGHTEERSNFMAVLQSHALNDPILADHLRNGKENAKYTSPDIQNEIITLCADHVLQCILTQCKEAGYFAIMADEATVCSTKEQLSICIRFLTVNEGRYELNEKFIGFVTCRSIKGVNLAEAIVEYLQDCGLDILKLRAQCYDGAGNMAGKYNGVQALIRERVPLASYVHCKSHCLNLALVHTCKLQCVRTMMKTVQDIGFAFSYSAKRLDAFATELSQDPVSRAQMDGRQKLKTLCETRWMSRTDALTTFTQAFAVVVHALETLEADGDDKAGEHVRAILRFEFILTLVACEQVLSSLVGLTAILQEVSMDLLEAVREAGVVVDILRAERMDETVFDAIFQKAADIASEFQIDASVPRQNQRQRNRANYQVEDPKTYWRIALYNVFVDHLIEEVSSRVMANQERFCAQLLLPVRLRDLDDGQTDVIYNSFKDDIESPKEAFADEVRRWKVRWTNDDIQKPTTLLATLDATPRTAYPGIHRVLSILCVMPATSASCERLFSSMRRIKAYLRSTMTGERLSNLGILHIHREADVDIDTIINKFASAKCRNMEFI, encoded by the exons ATGGCAAGTTCGGACAATTTCAACCCGCCCTACCCCGACCTTTTTACCAAATCTGGATCCATTGTCAAACTTGATGAACAAGAGAAACTGAGTTTGTTTACCGTGTCCTGGCTTGAGGCACATGCCTATACGTTTCCGTCAAG GCTTATTGGTGGTAAACTCAGAGCATTTAACGCAAAGTGGTTGAACGACTTCCCGTGGTTGAGGTACTCGGTAAATATGGACTCCGTGATGTGTGCCCCTTGCGTGATCTTCGATACAAGGAAGACCAGATGTTTTTCCACGCTCCCTTTTAATGATTGGAAAAATTTGTCAGCCAATGTTAATCGTCATCATATAGACAAAGTCCACAGAAATTGTGTCGCTATGGCGGAAAATTTCGTTGATGTCATGAAAGGGAAGAAGGAGTCTATTGTCTGTAAGCTATCTTCGTTTACCAAGGACTTGGTAAAAAGAAATAGACATATTCTTGGACAGATAATAAGAGTTATTTTGTTGCTtaccaaacaaaacatacccgtTAGAGGCCACACGGAAGAAAGGAGTAATTTTATGGCGGTTCTCCAATCCCACGCGTTAAACGATCCCATACTCGCAGATCACCTCCGAAACGGAAAAGAAAATGCCAAATACACATCGCCTGATATACAGAATGAGATTATTACGTTATGTGCCGATCACGTTCTTCAGTGTATCCTCACACAGTGTAAAGAAGCCGGATATTTCGCCATCATGGCCGACGAAGCTACCGTCTGCTCCACAAAAGAACAGTTATCTATATGCATTCGCTTTCTTACAGTCAACGAAGGACGTTATGAGCTTAATGAAAAATTCATTGGCTTTGTTACTTGTAGATCAATTAAGGGCGTTAATCTTGCTGAGGCCATTGTAGAGTATCTCCAAGACTGTGGATTGGACATCTTGAAACTGCGTGCCCAGTGCTATGACGGAGCGGGGAACATGGCAGGAAAATACAATGGAGTTCAAGCACTGATACGGGAACGTGTACCACTTGCGAGCTACGTACATTGTAAGTCTCACTGTTTGAACTTGGCTTtggtacatacatgtaaactaCAATGTGTTagaacaatgatgaaaacagtTCAGGATATTGGATTTGCATTTTCCTACTCTGCGAAACGTTTAGATGCATTCGCTACTGAGCTGTCTCAGGATCCTGTATCACGTGCCCAGATGGATGGTCGCCAGAAGTTGAAGACTCTCTGCGAAACGCGATGGATGAGTCGCACGGACGCTCTCACAACGTTCACACAGGCATTTGCAGTTGTCGTCCATGCCTTGGAAACATTGGAAGCAGATGGTGACGATAAAGCAGGAGAACACGTGCGTGCAATCCTGAGATTCGAGTTTATCCTTACACTCGTGGCATGTGAACAGGTACTCAGCTCCCTCGTTGGATTGACTGCAATCTTACAGGAG gtTAGTATGGATTTACTTGAGGCTGTACGAGAGGCTGGTGTAGTCGTAGACATCTTGCGAGCCGAGCGAATGGATGAAACTGTGTTTGATGCCATTTTCCAGAAGGCAGCTGATATTGCTTCGGAGTTTCAA ATTGATGCAAGCGTGCCTCGCCAGAACCAACGTCAACGGAACAGGGCGAATTACCAAGTTGAAGACCCGAAGACATACTGGCGCATTgctttgtacaatgttttcgTCGATCACCTCATTGAAGAAGTATCTAGCAGGGTAATGGCCAACCAAGAACGGTTCTGTGCACAGTTGCTCTTACCAGTCCGGTTGAGGGATCTTGACGATGGTCAGACTGATGTTATTTATAACAGCTTTAAGGACGATATAGAATCGCCGAAAGAAGCGTTTGCTGACGAGGTTCGACGATGGAAAGTGCGTTGGACCAATGATGATATCCAAAAGCCTACTACGCTGCTAGCAACGCTGGATGCAACACCACGGACAGCCTATCCCGGCATTCATCGTGTGCTGTCGATACTCTGTGTAATGCCAGCCACGTCTGCATCGTGTGAGCGCTTGTTTAGCTCAATGCGTCGCATAAAGGCGTACCTTCGCAGTACTATGACCGGTGAAAGGTTGTCTAACCTGGGCATATTACACATTCACCGAGAGGCAGACGTTGACATCGACACAATCATCAACAAATTCGCGTCTGCCAAATGCAGAAACATGGAGTTTATTTAA